CGACGATGAAGTCGCCGCCGCCGGCGATGGCTCGCGACGAGGCATCCGTCGAGGCGCCGTTCTCCAGGACGAAGCCGCCGCCGTGGTAGAACAGGACGACGGGGCGCGGCTTGCCGTCGGCGTCGCCCTGCGGCGTGTAGAGGGTGGCCTTCAGGTCCCCGTCGGGGCCAGGGAAGGTGATGACCTTCGTCGCGATCTTGTAGGAATCGAGCGACTTGCCCTGGTCCTTCAAGAGGCTCGCGGCGGCCTCGATGGGCGTCGGCTGGCGGCGGGCGTCCTCCGGCGACAGCTCCTCGAGCGGCTTCGGCTTCAGGTCGCGCCAGCGGTCGAGCACGTGCTTCATGTCGATGTCCACGCCGGCGGCGGGATCGCCCATGAAGGTCGCGACGATCTGCTCGAGGCGGTCTTTCAGCGAGGCCTGCTCGGCGGCCGCGGCGGAGAGCGGCGCGAGCGCCAGCAGGGCGGCGAGGAGCGCGGTGGAGCGGGTGAGGGTCGTGCGGCAGGTCATGGGAACAGCCCGGCGTGGGAACGCGCCAGTCTTTCCACAGAGCGGCGCCCTTCGTCCAGGGCGCGCGCGGCTCAGGCGTGCCGCGGCTCGGGCTCTCGCACGCGCATGGACGGCATCGCGTGGCCGCCGGAGACCCACTGGCGCAGGAAGGCAGCCAGCCAACGGGCCACCGCGCCGTCGTGGGCGTACCAGTCCTGGAAATGGCGATCGCGCGGGCAGGCATTCGGCTGGGTCAGCCTCTCGGCCGCGAGCGTCGTCCAGCGGCACATCATCTGGTAGGTGACCTCGGGGTGGAACTGCAGGCCGTAGGCGTTGCGCCCGTAGACGAAGGCCTGGGCCTCGAAGTCGTCGCCCTCGGCAAGGAGCGTGGCGCCGGCCGGCAGGTCGAAGCCCTCGCGGTGCCACTGATAGACCTTGCTCGGCAGCAGCGGCCACGCGGCGCGGCCCTGCGCGGTGGGCCGGATCGGGTAGTAGCCGACCTCGACCTTGCCTTCGGGGTGCGGCGCGACGCGATGACCAAGGTGGCGCGCCAGCATCTGCGCGCCGAGGCAGACGCCGAGGTACGGCTTGCCGGCCGCGAGCGGCACGCCGATCCAGTCGATCTCGCGGCGGATGTGGTCGTGCTCGTCGTTGGCGCTCATCGGGCCGCCGAAGATGATCGCGCCGTCGTGCGCATCCATGGTGCGGGGGAGCGCGTCGCCGCAGGCCGGGCGGCGGATGTCGAGCTTGTAGCCTTGCTCGCGAAGCAGGCGGCCGATGCGACCCGGGTTCGAGCGTTCCTGATGTAGCACCACCAGGATCTTCCGCGTGCGCGATCTCGTCTCGCGCATCGCGGTGAAGTCCACGAGCAGGTCGCTCTCTTCAGGGTTCAGCCGGCCGTCGGTCAGCACCGGGTCATTCTCCTCTATCGCGCCCGTGCTTCATGTGACGGTCACGATGGTTAAGAGGTCGTAAACTAGAGCCTGATTCGAGGCAAAGATCGGGCCGAGTGGCGCGGCGGCAAGGCCACGACGCTCTTCCTTTTCTTCGCCGCCGGGGCCGCCTTGCGGCTAAGCTTCGACCAGCCCGCGGTTGCGCAGCAGCGGCTCAGAGGACGGCGGCCGCCCGCGGAACGCGGCGTAGGCCGCGTCAGGCGCGACCTTGTTGCCGGCGGCATAGACGTGATCGCGCAGGCGCTTCGCCGTCGCGGCATCGAAGATGTCGCCCGCTTCCTCGAAGGCGTCGAAGCCGTCGGCGTCGAGCACCTCGGACCACATGTAGGAATAGTACGCCGACGAGTAGCCGTCGCCCGCGAACACATGCGCGAAATGCGGGGTGCGGTGGCGCATGGTGATGCCGTGCGGCATGCCGAGCCCGGCGAGCGTCCTGTTTTCGAAGGCGACGACGTCCTCGACGGGCGTCGCGCTGGCATGCAGGTCGAGGTCGACGAGCGCGGAGGCGGTGTACTCGACGGACCCGAACCCCTGGTTGGCGTTGCGGGCGGCAAGCAGGCGCTGCAGCAGCGCTTCGGGGATCGGCGCGCCGGTGTCCTTGTGCACGGCGAAGCGGCGCAGAAGCTCGGGCTGCTCCATCCAGTGCTCGTAGAGCTGCGAGGGGAACTCGACGAAGTCGCGCGCGACGCTGGTGCCCGACAGAAGCGGGTAGGTGACGTCCGACAGCATGCCGTGCAGGCCGTGGCCGAACTCGTGGAACAGCGTGCGCGCGTCGTCGAAGGAGAGCAGCGCCGCCTCGCCCTTCGGCGCCTTGGCGAAGTTCATGACGTTGATGACGATCGGCAGCGTGACGCCGTCGAGCCGCTTCTGGTCGCGGAAGCTCGACATCCACGCGCCGCTGCGCTTCGAGGCGCGGGCGAAATAGTCGCCGATGAAGAGTGCGATCGGCGTGCCGGCGGCATCCCTGACTTCCCAGGCGCGGGCGTCGGGATGGTAGAGCGCGATGTCGGCGCGCGGCGTGAAGCTCACGCCGAACAGCTTGCCGGCGGTGAAGAACGCCGCCTCGATCATCTTTTCGAGCTGGAAGTACGGCTTGATCTCGCCCTCGTCGAGATCGAACGCGGCCTTGCGCCGCTTTTCGGCAAGATAGCGCCAGTCCCACGGCTCGACGCGCCCGTTGACGCCGTCGGCGGCGGCGATCGCCTGCAGCTCGCTTTCCTCGCGCGCGGCGCGGGCCTTCGCCGGCTCCCACACCGACTGCAGCAGAGCGCGCGCGTTCTCCGGCGTCCGAGCCATGGAATCGGACAGCCGGTAGGCGGCAAACGAGTCGTAGCCGAGCAGCCGGGCGCGCTCGGCCCGCAGCTTGATCATCTCGGCGGCGATCGCGCGATTGTCGGTCGCCCCACCATTCTCGCCACGCATCGACCAGGCCTTGAAGGCCTTTTCGCGGAGGTCGCGACGCGCGGAGAAGGTCAGGAACGGCTCGACGGAGGAGCGCGACAGCGTGATCACGTGCTTGTTGGGGTGACCGCGCTCCTCGGCGGTCGCGGCCGCGGCGTCGACGAGGGCCTTCGGCAGGCCGGCGAGATCGTCGGCGCCGTCGAGCACCAGCTCCCAGCCCTTCTCGTCGGCCAGCAGGTTCTGCGAGAAGGTGGTGCCGAGCGTCGCGAGCCGCTCCGAGATCGCCGCCAGCCGCTCCTTCGTGTCCTGCGGCAGGCCGCCGCCGGCGCGCAAGAAGATCGTGTGGTAGCGCTCGAGCACGCGCGCCTGCTCCGCGTCGAGGCCGAGCGCGTCGCGGCGCGCCCACAAATCGGCGATGCGCGCGAACAGCTTGGCGTTGAGGTAGATCGCCGAGGAATGGCGCGACAGCACCGGCGCCATCTCGCGCTCGATCTCCTCCAGCGCCTCGTTGGTGTCGGCGCCGGACAGGTTGAAGAAGACCGAGCAGACGCGATCGAGCGCCTGGCCCGCGCGCTCCAGCGCCGCGATCGTGTTGTCGAACGTCGCCGGCGCGGCGTTCTCCGCGATGGCGTCGATCTCGGCGACGTGCTCGGCGAGCGACGTCTCGAAGGCGGGCTTGAAGTCGGCAGGCGCGACCTCGGCGAACGGCGGCGCCTCGAACGGGCCGGTCCAGGGAGCGAGCAGCGGGTTGTGCGAGGTCATGCTTGGTTCCGTTTCAAGGTTGGTCGCGCGCCTAGGCTGCACAAAAGGCCGCGTACACGTGCGCTGCTGGGCGGCCAAGCTGCCATCTGACGCGCCTAAAGTCGTGAGGCCAAAGTCGCGAGGCGGCGGCGTCCCGTTTCACCCAGTCCGGTGATGTGAGCGCGCCTGGTTGGCGGCACAAGTGCGATGCCTACACGAACTGGAGGGCGCCATGATCCAATCCAGCAGCCTACCTTTCCCCCTGGACACATTTACGGGCAAGCGCCCGCCGAAGCGCTTCGACGTGGTGCATGTCGCGATTGCAGTCGCACTTGCGCTTGTCGTCGTGTGCCTGTTTCTGCCGCCCGCCGGGATCGGTGCCGCGTCCTCGGGCGACGAGATCTTCATCGGGCCATAGGTCGAAACCTTGCACAACGCGACATTTGCTGCCATGTAGCACCCAGACGAGCAGAGCGACCGCGGATGAACCGGCGCCTGACACCTCGTCTGACCTGACCCCGTCGATCGTGTCGCTTGCCTTCCAGAGCCTTGGAGCGACTTCACCGACCGCTCAGCGCGCGCGACGCGGGTCAGCCATCCTTTCCTCTCCAGCCGTCACGACATAAAAGCGGCGTCATGGACCTCCGCTTTTGCGTCGCACCGATGATGGACTGGACCGACCGGCACTGCCGGGCGTTCCATCGCGTGCTGTCGCGCCGCGCGCGTCTCTACACCGAGATGGTGACGACGGGCGCGGTGCTGCACGGTGATCGTGAGCGGCTGCTCGGCTTCGATGCGGTTGAGCATCCCGTCGCGGTGCAGCTCGGCGGCAGCGACCCGCGCGACCTCGCCGCGTCGGCGCGAATCTGCGCCGATCTCGGCTACGACGAGGTTAATCTCAACGTCGGCTGCCCCTCCGATCGCGTGCAGAACGGCGCGTTCGGCGCCTGCCTCATGCGCGAGCCGGCGCTCGTCGGCGACTGCGTCGCGGCGATGAAGGCGGCGGTGGCCGTGCCGGTGACCGTAAAATGCCGCCTCGGCGTCGACGAGCAGGGGCTCGAGGCGCTCGACCATCTCGCCGACGCCGTGCTCGCCGCCGGCGCCGACGCGCTCATCGTGCACGCGCGAAAGGCCTGGCTGAAGGGCCTGTCGCCGCGGGAAAACCGCGACGTGCCGCCGCTCGACTACGAGGCCGTCTATGCGCTGAAGCGCCGCCTGCCGCACGTGCCGATCGCCCTCAACGGCGGGCTGACGGGCTTCGACCAGATTGCGACGGCGCTCGATCGCCTGGACGGCGTGATGGTCGGGCGCGCCGCCTACGGCGATCCCGCGCTGCTGCTTGAAGTCGACGCGCGCATCTACGGCGAGACGGCCACGGCGCCGGCGCGGCTCGAGGCGCTGGAGGCGTACCTCCCCTACATTTCCGCGCGACTCGCAGAGGGCGTGCCGCTGCACGCCATGACGCGGCACATGCTCGGGCTCTTCAACACGTGGCCCAGGGCGCGTGCCTGGCGCCGCCACCTCTCGGTCGAAGGCGTGAAGCGCGGCGCCGGCCTCGATGTGGTGCGCGAGGCGGCAGCGGAAGTGCGGGCGCCGGAGGCGCTCGTCGCCGCTTAGCGGCGCGGGCGCGGCGAAGATCTAGCGCGCGTCCGAGCTGATTGCGTGACAGCCCGACATCATCTGGCGATGACATCGAGCTGTCGTTTGATCCTCAAGCTTCAGCGGGCGACGCCGCCTCAGTAGTAATAGCGGCGGTGGCAGAGGTGGTGCAGCCTGCGGTAGGGCGTGCAGCGCAGGTAGCGGAAGAGGCCGAGACCACCGAAGCCGTGGCGGAAACGATGCAGGCGACTGCCGTAACGGAGGCGGACGCCGCGCTCGATCCGTGTGCCGCGAAGGCCGACCCGGCCGGCGCCGCGGATGCGGCCGATGCCTGCCCGGGCACCCGCAACCCGCGCGCCGCGGAACGCGGCCACGCCGCCGGTCCGATACCCCGCGCCGCCGGTCCGATACCCCGCGGCGCCGCGCGGGGCGATCGCGGCGTTACGCCCCGCGGCGAAGGCTCCCGCGCCATACCCGCCACGCGTGCCGGCTCCGACGCGGCCGCCGCCGCCGCCCATGGCGCCGCCGAACCCGCCGGAACGGGCGCCGGCGCCGATGCCGCCGCCCATCCCGCCAGCGCGGGCGCCACCCATTCCGCCGCCGCCCATGCCGCCGCCGCTCATGCCACCGGCATGACCGCCGCCCATGCCGCCGCCGCCCATGCCGCCGGCATGACCGCCGCCCATGCCGCCGCCACCGCCCATGCCGCCGCCACCCATGCCGCCGCCGTGACCGCCGCCGCCGCCACCACCGCCTCCTACGCCCGCAGCCTGGGCCTGTTGCACCGTCATCGTCGCCGTGCCCATCGCGGCGACGCCCGTGACGGCCGCGCCCACGACGAGCATCTTCATCAAGAAATGTCGCATCTCAAAACTCCCATTCGTGGGAGCAAACCGGCAAGTATGCGAAACGATCCGTTCCTGCGACGTTGTACGTCGTTCGATCCCCGACCTTCGGGATCGGCGCTCAGGCGCCCATCGAGCGGTACAGTCCGGCGATGCGATCGAACCACTCGTGGCGCGCCTGCAGGTGCGCGAGGCCGGTGCCGCGCTCCGGCAGCTGCAGGGTCGTCAGCAGCGCCTCGATCTCGCGCCGGGCCGCCTGCTGCGAGGCGGACAGGGTGCCCGTGCGCATCGCCTCCTCGATCGGATCGAGCGCGGTGAGCCCGATCGGGAACAGCTCGCGGAAGATGACGCGGTCGTGCAGGCCCTCGGCGGCGCGGAACTTCAGCTCGCCCGACATGCGGCCGAGCGAGACGGCGATCTGCTTGGCATTGTTCGACTGCAGCGAGGCGATGCGGTTGCGCACCAGCACCCAGTCGATGATGCCCTGATCGACCTGGTGGCGCTTGCGGCGCGCGTCGATCACGAGGTCCGCGTAGTGCGCCACCGCGCCGCGCTTGGTGCGATCGTGGTGCACGCGCGAAAAC
This Beijerinckiaceae bacterium RH AL1 DNA region includes the following protein-coding sequences:
- a CDS encoding Glutamine amidotransferase class-I (ID:RHAL1_01204;~source:Prodigal:2.6), producing the protein MLTDGRLNPEESDLLVDFTAMRETRSRTRKILVVLHQERSNPGRIGRLLREQGYKLDIRRPACGDALPRTMDAHDGAIIFGGPMSANDEHDHIRREIDWIGVPLAAGKPYLGVCLGAQMLARHLGHRVAPHPEGKVEVGYYPIRPTAQGRAAWPLLPSKVYQWHREGFDLPAGATLLAEGDDFEAQAFVYGRNAYGLQFHPEVTYQMMCRWTTLAAERLTQPNACPRDRHFQDWYAHDGAVARWLAAFLRQWVSGGHAMPSMRVREPEPRHA
- the dcp gene encoding Dipeptidyl carboxypeptidase (ID:RHAL1_01205;~source:Prodigal:2.6) is translated as MTSHNPLLAPWTGPFEAPPFAEVAPADFKPAFETSLAEHVAEIDAIAENAAPATFDNTIAALERAGQALDRVCSVFFNLSGADTNEALEEIEREMAPVLSRHSSAIYLNAKLFARIADLWARRDALGLDAEQARVLERYHTIFLRAGGGLPQDTKERLAAISERLATLGTTFSQNLLADEKGWELVLDGADDLAGLPKALVDAAAATAEERGHPNKHVITLSRSSVEPFLTFSARRDLREKAFKAWSMRGENGGATDNRAIAAEMIKLRAERARLLGYDSFAAYRLSDSMARTPENARALLQSVWEPAKARAAREESELQAIAAADGVNGRVEPWDWRYLAEKRRKAAFDLDEGEIKPYFQLEKMIEAAFFTAGKLFGVSFTPRADIALYHPDARAWEVRDAAGTPIALFIGDYFARASKRSGAWMSSFRDQKRLDGVTLPIVINVMNFAKAPKGEAALLSFDDARTLFHEFGHGLHGMLSDVTYPLLSGTSVARDFVEFPSQLYEHWMEQPELLRRFAVHKDTGAPIPEALLQRLLAARNANQGFGSVEYTASALVDLDLHASATPVEDVVAFENRTLAGLGMPHGITMRHRTPHFAHVFAGDGYSSAYYSYMWSEVLDADGFDAFEEAGDIFDAATAKRLRDHVYAAGNKVAPDAAYAAFRGRPPSSEPLLRNRGLVEA
- a CDS encoding protein of unknown function (ID:RHAL1_01206;~source:Prodigal:2.6), whose protein sequence is MIQSSSLPFPLDTFTGKRPPKRFDVVHVAIAVALALVVVCLFLPPAGIGAASSGDEIFIGP
- a CDS encoding PE family protein (modular protein) (ID:RHAL1_01208;~source:Prodigal:2.6) gives rise to the protein MRHFLMKMLVVGAAVTGVAAMGTATMTVQQAQAAGVGGGGGGGGGHGGGMGGGGMGGGGGMGGGHAGGMGGGGMGGGHAGGMSGGGMGGGGMGGARAGGMGGGIGAGARSGGFGGAMGGGGGRVGAGTRGGYGAGAFAAGRNAAIAPRGAAGYRTGGAGYRTGGVAAFRGARVAGARAGIGRIRGAGRVGLRGTRIERGVRLRYGSRLHRFRHGFGGLGLFRYLRCTPYRRLHHLCHRRYYY
- the yjbN gene encoding tRNA-dihydrouridine synthase A (ID:RHAL1_01207;~source:Prodigal:2.6): MDLRFCVAPMMDWTDRHCRAFHRVLSRRARLYTEMVTTGAVLHGDRERLLGFDAVEHPVAVQLGGSDPRDLAASARICADLGYDEVNLNVGCPSDRVQNGAFGACLMREPALVGDCVAAMKAAVAVPVTVKCRLGVDEQGLEALDHLADAVLAAGADALIVHARKAWLKGLSPRENRDVPPLDYEAVYALKRRLPHVPIALNGGLTGFDQIATALDRLDGVMVGRAAYGDPALLLEVDARIYGETATAPARLEALEAYLPYISARLAEGVPLHAMTRHMLGLFNTWPRARAWRRHLSVEGVKRGAGLDVVREAAAEVRAPEALVAA